One window of Tenacibaculum maritimum NCIMB 2154 genomic DNA carries:
- a CDS encoding CvpA family protein, with protein sequence MNTFDIIIAALLLFGFIRGLMKGLFVEVASLVALVAGVYGAIHFSYFIGDWLKNSVSWNEKYISLAAFAATFVIIILVIALLGKIFTKLADFASLGILNKILGGVFGALKIGLILSVVFIFFGKMNDAIPFVAEENLEESILYKPVKKIAPIIFPSIIKSEEEVEKNK encoded by the coding sequence ATGAATACATTTGATATTATAATAGCAGCATTATTGCTATTTGGTTTTATCCGTGGTTTGATGAAAGGATTGTTTGTAGAGGTAGCTTCTTTAGTAGCTCTAGTTGCCGGGGTGTATGGAGCGATTCATTTTTCTTATTTTATAGGAGATTGGTTAAAAAATAGTGTAAGCTGGAATGAAAAATATATTTCCTTGGCAGCTTTTGCAGCTACTTTTGTGATTATTATTTTAGTAATAGCTTTGCTAGGTAAAATTTTTACAAAATTAGCAGATTTTGCATCATTAGGGATTTTAAATAAGATTTTAGGAGGGGTTTTTGGTGCATTGAAAATAGGATTGATATTAAGCGTGGTTTTTATTTTTTTTGGAAAAATGAATGATGCAATTCCATTTGTTGCAGAAGAAAATTTGGAAGAATCTATCCTTTATAAACCAGTAAAAAAAATAGCGCCTATTATTTTTCCTTCTATTATAAAAAGTGAGGAAGAGGTAGAAAAAAATAAATAA